One genomic region from Gossypium hirsutum isolate 1008001.06 chromosome D13, Gossypium_hirsutum_v2.1, whole genome shotgun sequence encodes:
- the LOC107920382 gene encoding uncharacterized protein: MAAEPTPKRQREETQSSNEEHVEETKRHKSYNHILSLLEAEEDEPSQDLSPLITTLQQQLSSDSVLDAPFPLCQPATPSPSKPDKENATAALSLEDCTSATCSLKEDDDDKEQVIRHLLEASDDELGIPNREDGDGDGSGGGGDVGFEVFELEQGFNNGGNGFALCDGLWELEDEAANYYTLLQSELFM; encoded by the coding sequence ATGGCCGCGGAGCCGACACCAAAGCGCCAAAGAGAAGAAACCCAGAGCTCAAACGAAGAACATGTTGAAGAAACAAAACGCCATAAGTCTTACAATCACATACTCTCTTTGCTTGAAGCCGAAGAGGATGAGCCCAGCCAAGACTTGTCACCCCTCATCACCACTTTACAACAACAGCTCTCCTCGGACTCCGTTTTGGATGCCCCTTTCCCTCTTTGTCAACCAGCAACACCATCGCCCTCGAAACCCGACAAGGAAAACGCCACCGCCGCCCTCAGCTTAGAAGACTGCACATCAGCAACTTGTTCCTtgaaagaagatgatgatgataaagAGCAAGTCATAAGACATTTGCTTGAAGCCTCTGATGATGAGCTGGGGATTCCAAATAGAGAAGATGGCGATGGAGATGGTAGCGGTGGTGGTGGTGATGTTGGCTTTGAAGTTTTTGAGTTGGAACAAGGTTTCAACAATGGCGGAAATGGGTTTGCATTGTGTGATGGGTTATGGGAACTTGAAGATGAGGCTGCTAATTACTATACTTTGTTACAGTCTGAACTCTTCATGTAG